The sequence GAATGTCCGCGCTTGATCTCTTCCTCAAGATCTCTGTTCCGCCGTGGATTATGCTCACCGCAAACTCACAGTTCATCGCGACCTTAAGCCGCGTAATGTTCTCATAACATCTGAGGGGGAGCCAAAGCTGCTCGATTTTGGCTTGGCAAAGCCGCTCGATGAGTTGGCGGCGAAAAGATCAGACCGCGACGGTGTTCCGGGCATTCACGCCGGCATGGCGCCTCGCCGGAGCAGGATCCCGGCAAGCGGGTGACGATAGCTCGACATTTATAGCCCTCGGTGTGATCTTTACGAGCTCACCCACCGATTCGAAGCCGTTCTGTTTTTGACGGACGTACAGCCTGAGGGGAGATCGTCCGAAACGATAACCGGTTCCGATCCCATGCGTCCGAGTTCCGTAGGCAAAGGGAAGCATTCTCGTGTCTAGGGTGGTCGGCATCGCGTCCGATCTTGATACGATCGCAGGAAGCGCCCGAGAGGGAGCCTGAGCGGCAGTGGTGACCGCGGGAGATCCGCCGCTGATGTGCTTGGCGTTTCTCGACGGAATGCCGATCCTCGCCCGTCCGGAGCACTTTCGTACAGAGCTTCGAGCTGGGGTTCGTCCGGCGAAACGGAAATCGCTCGCGTTTGGAAGGCTTGGGTGGCCAGCTTGCTTTCGGGCTTGGGGTATCCATCTGCGGCGGAAGTCGCTCGGCCGAACGCGACCGTCGCGGAGCGTTTTGCAGGACGTAAGAAAGCCTTCGAACCCGCTTCTTCGAGATCACACCAAAGATCGAGACCCTTGAGGGCTCGACTGACGCCCGAGAGATCTTGGTCAAGCGTTCTTGAGTATCCTCGACAGCCTTGCGAGGAAGCTGCCGGCGATAGCGAACTTCAGCAGAGCTCGCGGCCGCTTACGAGAAGATCGGTGAATTGGCAGGGCCATCCGAGCAAGCCAAATTTGGGGCGACCTTGCCGGTGCACTTTGAGTTAAGAGAAGGCAACGCCATTAGGGCTCGCGCCAACCCGAAGAAAAAAAAAGGCGCCGGAAAACCTACGGCTTCTTGCTGAGAACTTTCGTCATTTATCCGATGCCCGTTACGGGCAGGAGATACTCAGGGACGCTGTTTGCGCTGAACGGTCGCGGGAGATCTATGAGGGGCTTGTGAGTGCTCAATCCGGTGGCGATGTTTCGGTGTAGGGCTGGCGTATTTGCGGGGATTCGACCGAGCTTTCGCAGTATCATCAGGCGAATAATCAGTATCCGGAGGCGATAGCGTTCGCTGAGAAAGCGATCGTCGGAACTGCGGAACTTCCTGCCGATGCCCGTGAAACCCGCGAGGAGTTCTTCGTTACGCACGCCGACCTCGGCAATTCGCTATCGTGGAATGGCGAACAGGAATTGGGCCGA comes from Acidobacteriota bacterium and encodes:
- a CDS encoding protein kinase codes for the protein MDYAHRKLTVHRDLKPRNVLITSEGEPKLLDFGLAKPLDELAAKRSDRDGVPGIHAGMAPRRSRIPASG